A stretch of the Mycobacteroides immunogenum genome encodes the following:
- a CDS encoding WXG100 family type VII secretion target, giving the protein MPSVSGPSGNPLYVDPTELQSHGKQLHQHADDLKEAHDAAHRAMKDAQAGFGSARSANALSSRITDWEKETEAHHADLTGHGDHHISSAQKFVARDDTNRDLIRRTGPDGKV; this is encoded by the coding sequence ATGCCGAGCGTTTCGGGGCCTTCAGGCAATCCGTTATATGTGGACCCCACAGAACTACAGAGCCACGGCAAGCAGTTACACCAGCACGCCGACGACCTCAAAGAAGCTCACGACGCCGCGCACCGGGCGATGAAAGACGCGCAGGCAGGATTCGGGTCGGCACGCTCGGCCAATGCCTTGAGCAGCCGCATCACCGACTGGGAGAAGGAAACCGAAGCACATCACGCCGACCTCACCGGCCATGGCGACCATCACATCTCGTCTGCCCAGAAGTTCGTGGCGCGTGATGACACCAATCGCGATCTCATCAGGCGCACCGGACCGGACGGCAAGGTTTAG